From a single Hymenobacter sp. YIM 151500-1 genomic region:
- the msrA gene encoding peptide-methionine (S)-S-oxide reductase MsrA, translated as MNFLKIYLLSLCGLLAACSERQPTAAQAATPALARSTAGPAPTNLQGLALATFAGGCFWCTEEVFEELRGVRAVVSGYSGGREANPTYEQVGSGQTGHAESIQVYYDPKEISFATLVDVFLRGAHDPTTRNRQGPDAGAQYRSIAFYRTPQEQQGIAEAIRRVNAAGEYASPIVTEVVPFRQFWPAEDYHQGYFRLHPQEPYVRGVSTPKVEKFRHKFPELLKNPL; from the coding sequence ATGAATTTTCTGAAAATTTACCTGCTCAGCTTATGTGGTTTGCTGGCCGCCTGCTCGGAGCGGCAGCCGACCGCAGCGCAGGCGGCCACTCCGGCCCTGGCCCGCTCCACGGCCGGCCCGGCGCCCACCAATTTGCAAGGCCTGGCCCTGGCTACTTTTGCCGGGGGCTGCTTTTGGTGCACTGAGGAAGTGTTTGAGGAGCTGCGCGGGGTGCGCGCCGTGGTATCGGGCTACAGCGGGGGCCGCGAGGCCAACCCCACCTACGAGCAGGTGGGCAGCGGCCAGACCGGGCACGCCGAAAGCATTCAGGTGTACTACGACCCCAAAGAAATCAGCTTCGCCACGCTGGTCGACGTGTTTCTGCGCGGCGCCCATGACCCCACCACCCGCAACCGCCAGGGCCCCGATGCCGGGGCCCAGTACCGCTCCATTGCCTTTTACCGCACGCCCCAGGAGCAGCAGGGTATTGCCGAAGCTATCCGCCGCGTCAATGCCGCCGGCGAGTACGCCAGCCCCATTGTAACCGAAGTGGTACCGTTCCGGCAGTTCTGGCCCGCCGAAGACTACCACCAGGGCTACTTCCGCCTCCACCCCCAGGAACCGTATGTCCGCGGCGTGTCCACACCCAAGGTGGAGAAGTTCCGCCACAAGTTTCCCGAGCTGCTCAAAAATCCGCTCTAA